The Salvia splendens isolate huo1 unplaced genomic scaffold, SspV2 ctg882, whole genome shotgun sequence genome includes a window with the following:
- the LOC121791717 gene encoding aspartyl protease family protein At5g10770-like isoform X1, whose product MVLLLILVAFSCFNGVFSLGRKELLSLKRLTTTPAPARFSHTPKDGATILEMKHIKHIQKGLLTLDVVRVESIQSRIKNVVSGRVESSQARVPISSGIQLQTLNYIVIVTLGIRNLTVIVDTGSDLSWVQCQPCRLCYTQPEPLFNPLVSPSYRSVQCNSQPCHTLQSNTGNSGLCGNNAPKCNYAVTYGDGSYTRGELGRDRLTLGMTPVENFVFGCGRNNRGLFGAASGLLGLGRNDLSLISQTSDVFGGVFSYCLPNSDSGTSGSLILGNDTLVFKNTTPVSYTRLIPNPQLYSFYILNMTGASVGGVPLQSPSFGGNGVLIDSGTVITRLPPSVYTCVKAEFLRQFTGYPSAPSFSILDTCFNLSAYDEVNIPTLKMQFEGDAEISVDVTGMFYFAKRDASQVCLALASLAYEDQIGIIGNYQQRNTRVVYDTKQMQVGFAKEVCSFS is encoded by the exons ATGGTGCTTCTCCTCATTCTTGTTGCCTTCAGTTGCTTCAATGGGGTCTTCAGTCTCGGTCGGAAGGAGCTTCTCTCGCTCAAACGCCTCACAACGACGCCTGCCCCTGCCCGATTCTCGCATACACCAA AGGATGGTGCGACCATACTAGAAATGAAGCACATCAAACACATCCAAAAAGGGCTGCTGACTCTTGATGTGGTTCGAGTCGAGTCCATACAATCCCGAATCAAGAACGTCGTCTCTGGCCGCGTAGAATCATCACAAGCCCGTGTTCCTATCAGTTCGGGCATCCAGCTTCAGACATTAAACTACATTGTCATAGTAACATTAGGCATTCGGAACTTAACTGTGATCGTGGACACAGGAAGCGACCTCTCTTGGGTGCAATGCCAGCCCTGTAGGCTGTGCTACACTCAACCGGAGCCCCTCTTCAACCCGTTGGTGTCACCCTCATACAGATCGGTGCAGTGCAACTCGCAACCCTGCCATACTCTGCAGTCCAACACAGGAAACTCAGGGTTATGTGGCAACAATGCACCTAAGTGCAACTATGCAGTAACGTATGGCGATGGATCATACACCCGGGGGGAGCTAGGCAGAGACCGGCTCACTCTTGGAATGACTCCAGTCGAGAATTTTGTGTTTGGATGTGGAAGAAACAACAGAGGTTTATTTGGTGCAGCTTCTGGCCTGTTGGGACTAGGCAGGAATGATCTCTCACTCATTTCTCAAACTAGTGATGTATTTGGTGGAGTTTTCTCCTACTGTTTGCCCAATTCGGATTCTGGAACATCGGGTTCGCTAATACTAGGAAACGATACATTGGTTTTCAAAAACACAACACCTGTTTCTTACACAAGGCTCATTCCGAATCCTCAGCTGTACAGCTTCTACATTCTGAACATGACAGGAGCTAGTGTGGGAGGGGTGCCTCTGCAGTCCCCAAGTTTTGGGGGAAACGGGGTCTTGATCGACTCAGGGACCGTGATCACGAGGCTGCCCCCATCTGTGTACACATGTGTGAAGGCTGAGTTCTTGAGACAGTTCACTGGGTACCCCTCAGCACCGAGCTTTTCAATTCTCGACACCTGCTTCAACCTGTCAGCATATGACGAGGTCAACATACCTACACTTAAGATGCAGTTCGAAGGAGATGCAGAGATTAGTGTGGATGTAACTGGGATGTTTTACTTCGCTAAGAGGGACGCATCTCAGGTGTGCTTGGCGCTTGCAAGCCTCGCCTATGAAGACCAGATTGGGATCATAGGAAACTATCAGCAGAGGAACACAAGAGTCGTATATGATACCAAGCAGATGCAAGTTGGATTTGCGAAGGAAGTTTGCAGTTTCAGTTAA
- the LOC121791717 gene encoding aspartyl protease family protein At5g10770-like isoform X2 has product MKHIKHIQKGLLTLDVVRVESIQSRIKNVVSGRVESSQARVPISSGIQLQTLNYIVIVTLGIRNLTVIVDTGSDLSWVQCQPCRLCYTQPEPLFNPLVSPSYRSVQCNSQPCHTLQSNTGNSGLCGNNAPKCNYAVTYGDGSYTRGELGRDRLTLGMTPVENFVFGCGRNNRGLFGAASGLLGLGRNDLSLISQTSDVFGGVFSYCLPNSDSGTSGSLILGNDTLVFKNTTPVSYTRLIPNPQLYSFYILNMTGASVGGVPLQSPSFGGNGVLIDSGTVITRLPPSVYTCVKAEFLRQFTGYPSAPSFSILDTCFNLSAYDEVNIPTLKMQFEGDAEISVDVTGMFYFAKRDASQVCLALASLAYEDQIGIIGNYQQRNTRVVYDTKQMQVGFAKEVCSFS; this is encoded by the coding sequence ATGAAGCACATCAAACACATCCAAAAAGGGCTGCTGACTCTTGATGTGGTTCGAGTCGAGTCCATACAATCCCGAATCAAGAACGTCGTCTCTGGCCGCGTAGAATCATCACAAGCCCGTGTTCCTATCAGTTCGGGCATCCAGCTTCAGACATTAAACTACATTGTCATAGTAACATTAGGCATTCGGAACTTAACTGTGATCGTGGACACAGGAAGCGACCTCTCTTGGGTGCAATGCCAGCCCTGTAGGCTGTGCTACACTCAACCGGAGCCCCTCTTCAACCCGTTGGTGTCACCCTCATACAGATCGGTGCAGTGCAACTCGCAACCCTGCCATACTCTGCAGTCCAACACAGGAAACTCAGGGTTATGTGGCAACAATGCACCTAAGTGCAACTATGCAGTAACGTATGGCGATGGATCATACACCCGGGGGGAGCTAGGCAGAGACCGGCTCACTCTTGGAATGACTCCAGTCGAGAATTTTGTGTTTGGATGTGGAAGAAACAACAGAGGTTTATTTGGTGCAGCTTCTGGCCTGTTGGGACTAGGCAGGAATGATCTCTCACTCATTTCTCAAACTAGTGATGTATTTGGTGGAGTTTTCTCCTACTGTTTGCCCAATTCGGATTCTGGAACATCGGGTTCGCTAATACTAGGAAACGATACATTGGTTTTCAAAAACACAACACCTGTTTCTTACACAAGGCTCATTCCGAATCCTCAGCTGTACAGCTTCTACATTCTGAACATGACAGGAGCTAGTGTGGGAGGGGTGCCTCTGCAGTCCCCAAGTTTTGGGGGAAACGGGGTCTTGATCGACTCAGGGACCGTGATCACGAGGCTGCCCCCATCTGTGTACACATGTGTGAAGGCTGAGTTCTTGAGACAGTTCACTGGGTACCCCTCAGCACCGAGCTTTTCAATTCTCGACACCTGCTTCAACCTGTCAGCATATGACGAGGTCAACATACCTACACTTAAGATGCAGTTCGAAGGAGATGCAGAGATTAGTGTGGATGTAACTGGGATGTTTTACTTCGCTAAGAGGGACGCATCTCAGGTGTGCTTGGCGCTTGCAAGCCTCGCCTATGAAGACCAGATTGGGATCATAGGAAACTATCAGCAGAGGAACACAAGAGTCGTATATGATACCAAGCAGATGCAAGTTGGATTTGCGAAGGAAGTTTGCAGTTTCAGTTAA